A single window of Mycolicibacterium madagascariense DNA harbors:
- a CDS encoding CPBP family intramembrane glutamic endopeptidase yields MSDLSATDAPTHPLVGQLSALHHFRTYADVGIVVVVLALTNLLAHFTTPWANVVVVPVAAVALVVLVRSRGLGWAELGLGREHWRSGACYAGGAVALVATVIAVGALLPWTRPMFLNDHYATMSGALLASLIIIPLQTVIPEELAFRGVLHGALDRAWGFRGVAAAGSLLFGLWHIATSFGLTSSNVGFTDLFGAGAVGMIAGVVMAVIATGAAGFVFTWLRRRSGSLLAPIALHWSLNGLGALAAALVWHLST; encoded by the coding sequence ATGTCCGATCTCTCCGCTACCGACGCGCCGACCCATCCGCTGGTCGGCCAGCTATCGGCGCTGCACCACTTCCGCACCTATGCCGACGTCGGCATCGTCGTCGTGGTGCTGGCGTTGACCAACCTCCTCGCCCACTTCACCACGCCGTGGGCGAACGTCGTCGTGGTGCCCGTGGCTGCCGTCGCCCTGGTGGTGCTGGTTCGTTCGCGCGGACTGGGTTGGGCCGAACTCGGTCTCGGGCGGGAGCATTGGCGTTCCGGCGCCTGCTACGCGGGCGGCGCGGTGGCACTCGTCGCCACCGTCATCGCCGTCGGCGCGCTGCTGCCGTGGACGCGGCCGATGTTCCTCAACGACCACTACGCCACGATGTCGGGCGCACTCCTCGCGTCGTTGATCATCATTCCGCTGCAGACCGTCATTCCCGAGGAGTTGGCGTTCCGCGGGGTCCTGCACGGGGCGCTGGACCGCGCCTGGGGATTCCGCGGCGTCGCGGCGGCGGGATCGCTGCTGTTCGGCCTGTGGCACATCGCCACGTCGTTCGGATTGACGAGCAGCAACGTCGGATTCACCGACCTGTTCGGGGCGGGTGCCGTCGGCATGATCGCCGGCGTCGTGATGGCGGTCATCGCCACGGGCGCGGCCGGCTTCGTCTTCACGTGGCTACGCAGGCGCAGCGGCAGCCTGCTCGCGCCGATCGCCCTGCACTGGTCGCTGAACGGCCTCGGCGCACTCGCCGCCGCGCTGGTCTGGCACCTGTCGACCTAG
- a CDS encoding APA family fibronectin-binding glycoprotein, which produces MQHPPRGMRLPKALAAAAVAGLTAVSVSLGSPVASADPVPPAPAPAPTPAPADVPAAAPAPAPVAADPAAPAPPPADPNAPPPDPAAPPPPPPEPGRVNNAAGGFSYVVPAGWKVSDNTQLSYGQALLTKIPDPGAQPPSDTSVLLGRLDLKLFAGSESDNGKAAIRLASDMGEFFMPFAGTRQDQAAGPLDAAGMPGSYSSYDVKFTDATKPDGQIWAGVVGQADPDTVRQRNPQRWFVVWLGSAGHPVDKAAATALAQSIRPYTPPPPPPAPEPDPNAPPPPPGRAGIGVPVPVTDAPPGMTPGG; this is translated from the coding sequence ATGCAGCACCCTCCACGAGGCATGCGCCTCCCGAAGGCACTGGCCGCGGCCGCCGTCGCCGGTCTCACCGCCGTGTCGGTGTCCCTCGGCAGCCCGGTCGCCTCCGCCGATCCCGTCCCGCCGGCCCCGGCTCCCGCGCCGACGCCCGCGCCCGCAGACGTCCCCGCTGCCGCCCCGGCGCCCGCGCCCGTCGCGGCCGATCCCGCTGCACCCGCACCACCACCGGCCGATCCGAATGCGCCGCCGCCCGACCCTGCGGCGCCACCTCCGCCGCCCCCGGAGCCGGGCCGCGTCAACAATGCCGCCGGCGGTTTCAGCTACGTCGTCCCGGCGGGCTGGAAGGTCTCCGACAACACCCAGCTGTCCTACGGCCAGGCGCTGCTGACCAAGATCCCCGACCCGGGTGCGCAGCCGCCGTCGGACACCAGCGTGCTGCTGGGCCGCCTCGATCTGAAGCTGTTCGCGGGCTCGGAGAGTGACAACGGCAAGGCCGCGATCCGCCTGGCCTCCGACATGGGCGAGTTCTTCATGCCGTTCGCCGGGACGCGTCAGGACCAGGCCGCCGGGCCGCTCGACGCGGCGGGCATGCCGGGGTCCTACTCGTCCTACGACGTGAAGTTCACCGACGCCACCAAGCCCGACGGCCAGATCTGGGCGGGCGTCGTGGGGCAGGCCGACCCCGACACCGTCCGGCAGCGCAACCCGCAGCGGTGGTTCGTCGTGTGGCTCGGGTCGGCCGGTCACCCGGTGGACAAGGCCGCCGCTACCGCACTGGCGCAGTCGATCCGCCCGTACACGCCGCCGCCACCGCCGCCTGCGCCCGAACCCGACCCGAACGCGCCGCCCCCACCGCCGGGCCGCGCGGGCATCGGCGTTCCGGTGCCGGTGACGGACGCGCCCCCCGGGATGACGCCGGGCGGCTGA
- a CDS encoding ABC transporter permease — MTRTGGLPRWTLVPAAVGALFVVFPLVAMAVKVEWSQFWSLVTSASSVTALRLSLQTALASTALCVVLGVPMAMVLARSSSRVVRWLRPLILLPLVLPPVVGGIALLYAFGRLGLLGRYLDAAGIQIAFSTTAVVLAQTFVSLPFLVIALEGAARTVGSDYEVVAATLGARPSAVWWRVTLPLLAPGLASGAVLAFARALGEFGATLTFAGSREGVTRTLPLEIYLQREVDADAAVALSVLLVGVAAVVVVGLGSRRIRAGGASGWQ; from the coding sequence TTGACGCGCACGGGCGGCCTGCCGCGCTGGACCCTGGTGCCGGCCGCGGTCGGCGCGCTCTTCGTGGTCTTCCCGCTGGTGGCCATGGCGGTCAAGGTCGAGTGGTCGCAGTTCTGGTCGCTGGTCACCAGCGCGTCGTCGGTCACGGCGTTGCGGCTGAGCCTGCAGACCGCGCTGGCCAGCACGGCGCTGTGCGTCGTGCTGGGGGTGCCGATGGCAATGGTGTTGGCGCGCAGCAGTTCTCGCGTGGTCCGGTGGTTGCGACCGTTGATCCTGCTGCCGCTGGTGCTGCCGCCGGTCGTCGGCGGCATCGCCCTGCTGTACGCGTTCGGACGGCTCGGCCTGCTCGGCAGATACCTCGACGCGGCGGGAATTCAGATCGCGTTCTCCACGACCGCCGTGGTGCTCGCCCAGACGTTCGTGTCGCTGCCCTTCCTCGTCATCGCGCTCGAGGGTGCCGCTCGGACGGTGGGATCGGACTACGAGGTCGTCGCCGCCACCCTGGGCGCGCGACCGAGCGCGGTGTGGTGGCGGGTGACGCTGCCGCTGCTGGCCCCCGGGTTGGCGTCGGGCGCGGTGCTCGCGTTCGCGCGGGCGCTCGGGGAGTTCGGTGCGACGCTGACGTTCGCCGGATCGCGCGAGGGGGTGACCAGGACCCTGCCGCTGGAGATCTATCTGCAGCGCGAGGTCGACGCGGACGCCGCCGTGGCGCTGTCGGTGCTGCTCGTCGGCGTCGCCGCCGTCGTCGTCGTGGGGCTGGGCAGCCGCAGGATCCGGGCGGGTGGGGCCAGTGGCTGGCAGTAG
- a CDS encoding CaiB/BaiF CoA-transferase family protein, which produces MLDRCQLLASMRVLDAGGPASDGVSRLLADLGADVLKVEPPGGAPHRTARPAVGNASVAFALDNANKRSILLDPASAEDRDRFVALAGEADVVVSSGPLGSDAYGRSARGLADAFGHLVVVEVTDFGTAGPRAGWQATDAVLYAMSTALSRSGPTAGRPVLPPYGIASATAAVQAAWVALVAHYHRLRCGRGDYIDFSRFEAVVQALDPPFGSEGQAAVGQKPSHQLWRGRPRNQQIYPTFACRDGYVRICVLSARQWRGMRAWLGEPEHLADPALDTIAGRYGASETINAAIADLFAVQTMDDLVAQGQRRGVPIAAVLTPAEALDSDHFRAVGALTETPIAPDVPLAVPAGPFVIDGVRAGLTAPIGSHDREADWSAPRDVRPADAAPGERPFDGLRILDLGVIVAGGELGRLFADLGAEVVKVESAAHPDGLRQTPPGQPMSRSWALTHRNEVSLGLDLRSRDGADLFRRLVSVSDAVFANFKPGTLAALGFSHAELLKSNPRIILAESSAFGATGPWSDRMGYGPLVRATTGISHLWTAEDADDGFFDATTIFPDHVVARITAIATLAALIGGASREAGAHVHVSQAEAAVNQLATSFAVAGGRAAGVDVVADDAVHAVCPCAGDDEWCVISVRSEDDRAALAKVLDGADLPTARTEFVQAVSAWTATRAKDDVVATMQEAGLPAGPMNRAVDVLADPQLVFRGLYTEMAHPLFPAPITTETHPAPFRHVADAPLRPAPMPGEQTRAIATNVLGLPDDEIDRLIDEGVLFAWDGTTR; this is translated from the coding sequence ATGCTTGACAGGTGTCAGCTCTTGGCGTCGATGCGGGTGCTGGATGCCGGAGGCCCCGCGTCGGACGGGGTGAGCAGGCTCCTCGCCGACCTCGGCGCCGACGTCCTGAAGGTCGAGCCACCCGGCGGTGCCCCGCACCGAACGGCCCGACCCGCCGTCGGGAACGCCTCGGTCGCGTTCGCCCTCGACAACGCCAACAAGCGCAGCATCCTGCTGGACCCCGCCTCTGCCGAGGATCGCGACCGGTTCGTGGCCCTTGCCGGCGAGGCCGACGTCGTGGTGTCGAGCGGGCCGCTCGGTTCCGACGCGTACGGCAGGTCGGCGCGCGGCCTCGCCGACGCGTTCGGTCACCTCGTCGTGGTCGAGGTGACCGACTTCGGCACGGCGGGTCCGCGGGCCGGGTGGCAGGCCACCGATGCGGTGCTCTATGCCATGTCGACGGCGCTGTCGCGCTCGGGTCCCACCGCGGGCCGACCCGTCCTGCCGCCCTACGGCATCGCGTCCGCGACGGCCGCGGTGCAGGCGGCCTGGGTGGCACTCGTCGCCCACTACCACCGATTGCGTTGCGGCAGAGGCGATTACATCGACTTCTCCCGGTTCGAGGCGGTGGTCCAAGCCCTGGACCCGCCGTTCGGATCGGAGGGACAGGCGGCCGTCGGGCAGAAGCCCTCCCACCAGCTGTGGCGCGGCCGCCCCCGCAACCAACAGATCTATCCGACGTTCGCGTGCCGCGACGGCTACGTGCGCATCTGCGTGCTGTCGGCGCGCCAGTGGCGCGGCATGCGGGCCTGGCTGGGCGAACCCGAGCACCTCGCCGACCCCGCGCTGGACACGATCGCCGGCCGATACGGCGCCTCCGAGACGATCAACGCCGCGATCGCCGACCTGTTCGCCGTGCAGACCATGGACGACCTCGTCGCGCAGGGCCAGCGCAGGGGCGTCCCGATCGCGGCCGTGCTGACCCCGGCCGAGGCGCTGGACTCCGATCACTTCCGCGCCGTGGGGGCGCTGACCGAGACGCCCATCGCGCCGGACGTGCCGCTGGCCGTCCCCGCGGGACCGTTCGTGATCGACGGCGTCCGCGCGGGTCTCACCGCCCCGATCGGGTCCCACGACCGCGAGGCCGACTGGTCGGCGCCGCGCGACGTGCGCCCGGCCGACGCCGCACCCGGCGAGCGGCCCTTCGACGGGCTGCGCATCCTCGACCTCGGCGTGATCGTCGCGGGGGGTGAACTCGGTCGGCTGTTCGCCGACCTGGGTGCCGAGGTCGTCAAGGTGGAGAGCGCGGCCCATCCCGACGGGCTGCGGCAGACCCCGCCGGGTCAGCCGATGAGTCGGTCGTGGGCGCTGACCCACCGCAACGAGGTCAGCCTCGGGCTCGATCTGCGCAGCCGCGACGGCGCCGACCTCTTCCGTCGACTGGTGTCGGTCTCCGATGCGGTCTTCGCCAACTTCAAGCCGGGAACCCTTGCCGCCCTTGGCTTCTCCCACGCCGAGCTCCTGAAGTCGAACCCGCGCATCATCCTTGCGGAGAGCAGCGCGTTCGGTGCGACCGGACCGTGGAGCGACCGGATGGGCTACGGGCCGCTGGTGCGTGCCACGACCGGCATCAGCCACCTCTGGACGGCCGAGGACGCCGACGACGGCTTCTTCGACGCGACCACGATCTTCCCCGACCACGTCGTCGCCAGGATCACCGCGATCGCCACCCTCGCGGCGCTGATCGGCGGAGCGAGTCGAGAGGCCGGCGCCCACGTGCACGTCTCGCAGGCCGAGGCGGCCGTCAATCAACTCGCCACGTCCTTCGCCGTCGCCGGGGGACGAGCGGCCGGCGTCGACGTCGTCGCCGACGACGCCGTCCATGCGGTCTGTCCGTGTGCGGGCGACGACGAGTGGTGCGTGATCTCGGTGCGGTCCGAGGACGACCGCGCCGCACTGGCCAAGGTGCTCGACGGTGCCGACCTGCCCACTGCGCGAACCGAATTCGTTCAGGCGGTGTCCGCGTGGACCGCGACGCGGGCCAAGGACGACGTCGTCGCGACGATGCAGGAGGCCGGGCTGCCCGCCGGGCCGATGAACCGTGCGGTGGACGTGCTCGCCGATCCGCAGCTCGTCTTCCGGGGCCTGTACACCGAGATGGCGCACCCCCTGTTTCCGGCGCCGATCACGACCGAGACCCACCCGGCCCCGTTCCGGCACGTCGCCGATGCACCGCTGCGCCCCGCGCCGATGCCGGGTGAGCAGACGCGCGCGATCGCCACGAACGTCCTGGGTCTGCCCGACGACGAGATCGATCGCCTGATCGACGAGGGCGTGCTGTTCGCCTGGGACGGCACGACACGATGA
- the modA gene encoding molybdate ABC transporter substrate-binding protein → MTRIRGLACAVSVILLAALTACGSTSSSGSSSTTAPAGGSLTVYAAASLKKSFTDLGQQFSKDNPGWKVDFTFAGSLDLVTQLTQGAKADVFASADTKNMHKAGAAGLLSGAPVNFASNTLVIVTPPGNPKKIASFADLATPGLDVVVCAPQVPCGSATKTVEQATKVTLNPVSEESQVTDVLTKVTTGQADAGLVYVTDALGAAGKVTEVDFPESAAAVNTYPIAVLKTTTNADEAKKFIDLVTGPAGQQTLSQAGFAKP, encoded by the coding sequence GTGACGAGAATCCGCGGCCTGGCCTGCGCTGTGTCGGTAATCCTCCTGGCCGCTCTGACCGCGTGCGGGTCGACGTCGTCGAGCGGATCGAGCTCGACCACCGCGCCCGCCGGTGGCTCGCTCACCGTCTACGCGGCGGCCTCGCTGAAGAAGTCGTTCACCGACCTGGGTCAGCAGTTCTCCAAGGACAACCCCGGTTGGAAGGTCGACTTCACCTTCGCGGGCTCCTTGGACCTGGTGACCCAGCTGACGCAGGGCGCGAAGGCCGACGTGTTCGCCTCCGCGGACACCAAGAACATGCACAAGGCCGGCGCGGCGGGGCTGCTGTCGGGCGCCCCGGTGAACTTCGCCTCCAACACGCTGGTCATCGTCACCCCGCCGGGCAACCCGAAGAAGATCGCGTCGTTCGCCGACCTCGCCACACCGGGCCTGGACGTCGTCGTCTGCGCGCCGCAGGTCCCGTGCGGGTCGGCGACCAAGACCGTCGAGCAGGCGACGAAGGTCACGCTCAACCCGGTCAGCGAGGAGTCGCAGGTGACCGACGTGCTGACCAAGGTCACCACCGGTCAGGCCGACGCCGGACTCGTCTACGTCACCGACGCCCTCGGCGCGGCGGGCAAGGTCACCGAGGTCGACTTCCCGGAGTCCGCCGCGGCGGTCAACACCTATCCGATCGCGGTACTCAAGACCACGACCAACGCGGACGAGGCGAAGAAGTTCATCGATCTGGTGACCGGGCCGGCGGGGCAGCAGACGCTGTCGCAGGCGGGCTTCGCCAAGCCTTGA
- a CDS encoding sulfate/molybdate ABC transporter ATP-binding protein has protein sequence MSGLDLRAVVAHRDVDVEFSVAAGEVLAVLGPNGAGKSTVLQVIAGLVRPDGGAVRVGDRVLTDTATGVAVDTHDRRVGLLMQDGLLFPHLSAIANVAFGARNGRRATRRDARAAATHWLGEVEAADLADRAPRQLSGGQARRVALARALAAEPDVLLLDEPLTGLDVGVASAMRRVLRRVLARDGRCSVLVTHDLLDVVTLADHVVVLEAGRVVESGRTAAVLAAPRSHFGARFAGVNLVSGRAGPNATLVTDSRQIWHGREAADVTPGDPVVATFHPSAVAVYRDPPHGSPRNTVEVVVAELDGRGPAIRVRAEDRPDGSPGLSADITAESAAELRLGPGERVYFAVKAQEVTIHAVR, from the coding sequence GTGAGCGGTCTCGACCTGCGGGCGGTCGTCGCGCACCGCGACGTGGACGTCGAGTTCAGCGTCGCCGCGGGCGAGGTGCTCGCGGTGCTCGGTCCCAACGGCGCCGGAAAGTCGACCGTGCTGCAGGTCATCGCGGGGCTGGTGCGGCCCGACGGCGGAGCGGTCCGCGTCGGGGATCGCGTGCTCACCGACACCGCCACCGGTGTCGCCGTCGACACCCACGACCGCCGCGTCGGGCTCCTCATGCAGGACGGCCTGCTGTTCCCGCATCTGTCGGCGATCGCCAACGTCGCGTTCGGCGCGCGCAACGGGCGGCGCGCGACGCGCAGGGACGCCCGCGCCGCGGCCACCCACTGGCTCGGCGAGGTCGAGGCCGCCGACCTGGCCGACCGCGCACCGCGCCAACTCTCAGGCGGGCAGGCCCGACGCGTCGCGCTGGCCCGCGCGCTCGCCGCCGAGCCGGACGTGCTGTTGCTCGACGAACCGCTGACCGGGCTGGACGTCGGGGTGGCTAGCGCCATGCGGCGCGTGCTGCGACGCGTCCTGGCGCGCGACGGCCGGTGCTCGGTGCTCGTCACGCACGATCTGCTGGACGTCGTCACGCTCGCCGACCACGTGGTGGTGCTCGAGGCGGGTCGCGTCGTCGAGTCCGGTCGCACGGCCGCGGTGCTGGCGGCCCCGCGCAGTCACTTCGGGGCACGATTCGCCGGGGTGAACCTCGTCAGCGGCCGGGCCGGACCGAACGCGACGTTGGTCACCGATTCGCGGCAGATCTGGCACGGCCGCGAGGCCGCCGACGTCACGCCGGGCGATCCCGTGGTCGCGACGTTCCATCCCTCGGCGGTGGCGGTGTACCGCGACCCGCCGCACGGCAGCCCGCGCAACACCGTCGAGGTGGTCGTCGCCGAGCTCGACGGCCGGGGGCCGGCCATCCGGGTGCGCGCCGAGGACCGCCCCGACGGGTCACCGGGCCTGTCGGCCGACATCACCGCGGAGTCGGCCGCGGAGCTGCGGCTCGGACCCGGCGAGCGCGTCTACTTCGCGGTCAAGGCGCAGGAGGTGACGATTCACGCGGTGCGGTAA
- a CDS encoding LLM class F420-dependent oxidoreductase produces the protein MTIRLGLQIPNFSYGTGVEELFPTVIAQAQEAEAAGFDSVFVMDHFYQLPGLGTPDQPMLEAYTTLGALAASTEKVQLGTLVTGNTYRNPTLLAKAITTLDVISQGRAILGIGTGWFELEHDSLGFDFGTFTDRFNRLDEALQIILPMLKGDRPTFTGKYYRTQEAMAEPRFRPHLPLMIGGSGEKKTIPLAVKHFDHLNIIAGFDELPRKIQVIKDRCEDVGRDPATLETSMLAIVIIDEKVTADDIPEDFRQQALFGSAESIAEQIKTKVFDAGVDGIIISPVTSLNGYQPGNATAVAEKLKPYLAG, from the coding sequence ATGACGATTCGACTCGGACTACAGATCCCCAACTTCTCCTACGGCACCGGGGTCGAGGAACTCTTCCCCACCGTCATCGCGCAGGCCCAGGAGGCCGAGGCCGCCGGCTTCGACTCGGTCTTCGTGATGGACCACTTCTACCAACTGCCCGGTCTCGGCACCCCCGATCAGCCGATGCTCGAGGCGTACACCACGCTGGGCGCGCTCGCCGCGTCGACCGAGAAGGTCCAGCTCGGGACTCTCGTCACCGGCAATACCTACCGCAACCCCACGCTGCTGGCCAAGGCGATCACCACCCTGGACGTCATCAGCCAGGGTCGCGCCATCCTCGGCATCGGCACGGGCTGGTTCGAACTCGAGCACGACTCGCTCGGCTTCGACTTCGGCACGTTCACCGACCGGTTCAACCGGCTCGACGAGGCACTGCAGATCATCCTGCCGATGCTGAAGGGGGACCGCCCGACCTTCACCGGAAAGTACTACCGCACCCAGGAGGCCATGGCGGAGCCCCGCTTCCGCCCCCACCTCCCGCTGATGATCGGCGGCAGCGGCGAGAAGAAGACGATTCCGTTGGCGGTCAAGCACTTCGACCATCTCAACATCATCGCCGGGTTCGACGAACTGCCCCGCAAGATCCAGGTCATCAAGGATCGCTGCGAGGACGTCGGCCGCGATCCGGCCACGCTGGAGACCAGCATGCTGGCCATCGTCATCATCGACGAGAAGGTGACCGCCGACGACATCCCGGAGGACTTCCGGCAGCAGGCACTGTTCGGCAGTGCGGAGTCGATCGCCGAGCAGATCAAGACCAAGGTGTTCGACGCGGGGGTCGACGGAATCATCATCAGCCCGGTGACGAGCTTGAACGGCTACCAACCGGGTAATGCCACTGCGGTAGCCGAGAAGCTGAAGCCGTACCTGGCCGGGTGA
- a CDS encoding acetyl-CoA acetyltransferase, whose protein sequence is MPVDPRTPVLVGYGQVNQRDSDPTVEPVDLMERAARSAVDAHVLEAVDSVRIVNLLSWHYRNPGALLAQRLRAERADARYTSIGGNVPQALMNQACLDIQRGDADVVLIAGAETWRTRTKVRRAGGTLDYTKQDDSVPLPPGADEDFQLAGPVELRIHLDRPSYVYPLFEQALRISAAENPDEHRRRIGELWAGFSSVAQGNPHAWNREPVTAAEISEPSPDNRMISWPYTKLMNSNNMVDQGAALIVTSAERAAALGIPTDRWVFPYAGTDAHDTYLIAERDALDRSPAIRIAGARALELAGRGIDDVDFVDVYSCFPSAVQVAAHELGLPLDGSRALTVTGGLTFAGGPWNDYVSHSIATMAEHLVASPGTVGLVTANGGYLTKHSFGVYGTEPPRGEFRWEDVQSVVDAEPTRVAEDVWEGVGTVESWTTPVSRDGAAEKVFLAVRTPSDSRALAVVIDASQAEASSREDIAGAKVRVDGDGNASLL, encoded by the coding sequence GTGCCCGTTGATCCGAGAACGCCGGTGCTGGTCGGCTACGGCCAGGTGAATCAGCGTGACAGCGATCCCACCGTCGAACCCGTCGACCTGATGGAGCGGGCGGCGCGGTCCGCCGTCGACGCGCACGTGCTGGAGGCCGTCGACTCGGTGCGCATCGTTAACCTGCTGTCGTGGCACTACCGCAACCCGGGTGCGCTTCTCGCTCAACGGCTTCGAGCGGAACGGGCGGACGCGCGCTACACCAGCATCGGTGGCAACGTCCCGCAGGCCCTGATGAACCAGGCATGCCTCGACATCCAGCGCGGCGATGCGGACGTGGTGTTGATCGCCGGCGCCGAGACGTGGCGCACCCGCACCAAGGTGCGACGGGCCGGGGGCACGCTCGACTACACGAAACAGGACGACTCGGTGCCGCTCCCGCCGGGAGCCGACGAGGACTTTCAGCTGGCCGGCCCGGTCGAGTTGCGCATCCACCTGGACCGGCCGTCCTACGTCTATCCGTTGTTCGAACAGGCGCTGCGCATCTCGGCGGCCGAGAACCCCGACGAGCATCGCCGGCGGATCGGGGAGCTGTGGGCGGGCTTCAGCTCTGTGGCGCAGGGCAACCCGCACGCCTGGAACCGCGAGCCCGTCACCGCGGCGGAGATCTCGGAGCCCAGCCCCGACAACAGGATGATCAGCTGGCCGTACACCAAGCTGATGAACTCCAACAACATGGTCGACCAGGGTGCCGCACTGATCGTGACGTCCGCCGAACGCGCTGCGGCCCTTGGCATCCCGACCGATCGGTGGGTGTTCCCCTACGCCGGGACCGATGCTCACGACACCTATCTCATCGCCGAGCGCGACGCGCTCGACCGCTCACCGGCGATCCGCATCGCCGGCGCCCGCGCCCTCGAGCTGGCGGGCCGGGGAATCGACGACGTCGACTTCGTCGACGTCTACTCGTGCTTCCCCTCGGCCGTCCAGGTCGCGGCCCACGAGCTGGGGCTGCCGCTCGACGGTAGCCGCGCGCTGACCGTCACCGGGGGCCTGACGTTCGCCGGTGGACCGTGGAACGACTACGTGAGCCACTCCATCGCCACCATGGCCGAGCACCTGGTGGCCTCGCCGGGGACGGTCGGCCTCGTCACGGCCAATGGCGGTTACCTGACCAAGCACAGCTTCGGGGTGTACGGCACCGAACCGCCGCGTGGTGAATTCCGTTGGGAGGACGTGCAATCGGTCGTCGACGCCGAACCCACCCGGGTGGCCGAGGACGTCTGGGAGGGTGTCGGGACGGTCGAGTCGTGGACGACGCCGGTCAGTCGCGACGGCGCCGCCGAGAAGGTCTT
- a CDS encoding SDR family oxidoreductase yields the protein MTDVLLTGGDTELGRTIAQGFRDAGHQVVIAGARRDDLEVAAKELDVESLVFDNTDAASLEQARAQFPHHLDTIVNVPAHLGDKGDPRTHTLTERAAAWRAAMDATVLSAVLTVQILGDHLRSGGSIVNVVADNATEGSPEAAIKAALSNWTAGQATHFGIRGITMNAVASGRGAEPGYDGIPRTSPSVAAEITRLALFLTTPAARHITGQTLHVSHGALATFA from the coding sequence ATGACTGATGTGCTGCTCACCGGTGGTGACACCGAACTCGGACGCACCATCGCCCAGGGTTTCCGCGACGCCGGACACCAGGTCGTGATCGCCGGTGCGCGCCGCGACGATCTCGAGGTCGCCGCCAAGGAGCTCGACGTCGAGTCCCTCGTCTTCGACAACACCGACGCCGCGAGCCTCGAGCAGGCCCGCGCGCAGTTCCCCCATCACCTCGACACCATCGTCAACGTGCCCGCCCACCTCGGCGACAAGGGCGATCCGCGCACCCACACCCTGACCGAACGCGCCGCGGCGTGGCGCGCGGCGATGGACGCGACGGTGCTGTCGGCCGTGCTGACCGTGCAGATCCTCGGGGACCACCTCCGGTCGGGTGGCTCGATCGTCAACGTCGTCGCGGACAACGCCACCGAGGGCAGCCCCGAGGCCGCGATCAAGGCGGCGCTGTCGAATTGGACTGCGGGACAAGCGACTCACTTCGGCATCCGGGGCATCACGATGAACGCGGTGGCCTCGGGCCGCGGCGCCGAGCCGGGGTACGACGGCATCCCGCGGACGTCACCGTCGGTGGCCGCCGAGATCACCCGGCTGGCGCTGTTCCTCACCACGCCCGCAGCGCGGCACATCACCGGGCAGACCCTGCACGTCAGCCACGGCGCGCTCGCGACGTTCGCCTAG